CTTGCAGCGTGACGCGGAAAAGATCAAAGCGACGCTTGCGCTTATCACTGCCGGCGAGGTCAACAGCGTCGAGGGAGCGGAGCCGATCTAGGCATCCTATCCGCCGTCACCCCGTCCCGTGCCCGCTCCATCTCCCCCACCAGCCCCCCGAACCGCTCCAGGAACGCCCGCTGCACCGCGCCCGCCGGCCTCGGCTCGAGGTCGAGCGCGCGGGCTTCGATCCCCCGCGGCTGGCCGAAGAATTTCTTCGCCTCCTCCACCGAGAAGCCGGCGAGTTCCGTCGCCTCGAAATAGGCGGCCACGAGATCGGCCTTCTTGATCGTGGCCTTCAGCCGGTCGGCGCGCAGGGGCAGCGAGAAGCGCATGTGGATGGCGTTCTGCAGGCGCTCCTCCACCGCCTTGTAGCCGCCGCCGACGGCCGCCTTGAAGGGCGAGATCATGTCGCCGATGACGTATTCGGCGCCGTCGTGCAGCAGCGCCGTCAGCCGCGCCTGCGGCGTCGCGGCCGGGTTCTGCAGCGTGAATATCGTCTCCACGAGCAGCGAGTGCTGCGCCACCGAGAACGCGTGGTCGCCGCGCGTCTGGCCGTTCCAGCGCGCGACGCGGGCGAGCCCGTGCGCGATGTCGGAAATCTCCACGTCGAGCGGGGAGGGGTCGAGCAGGTCGAGCCGGCGGCCCGACAGCATGCGCTGCCAGGCGCGGGCCGGTGCGCCGGGCCGGTCGGGCATCAGGGCTCCTCGCCGGCCGTGGCCTCGGGGAAGGAGAAGCCCATGCCGGGCGGGATCGACAGTGTGAGCGCCACGCCGCCGGCCGTGACCGGCGCGGCCGCATCCATCGCCGCCTTCACCTTGTCGATGCGCACCAGCGCCAGCCCCTCAGTGCCGAGCACGGTGCCGAGCGCGCCGGCCGGGCGGCCGTCGGCGAGCACCGGCGTGCCGGCGTCGGGCAGGTCGCCCTCGCCATGGGCGATCAGCACGCGCCGCCGCGCCGTGCCGCGATGATGCATGCGCGAGACGACCTCCTGGCCGACATAGCAGCCCTTGCGCAGCCCCACGCCGCCGTTCTGGTCATACAGAACGTCGTGCGGAAACGCGTCCGACAGCGCATGGTCGCTGCCGCTCTCGGCCACCCCATGGGCGATGCGCAGCCGCGTCCAGAGGTCGAGCGAGTTCCCCGCCGCGGCGGCCTCCGCCACCGCCCGCCGCCGCACGTCGAGCGCCTCGGGGAAGCGCAGGTCGCGCAGGCCGCGTGCCTCCGCCGCGGCGCCCGGAGCCGTCGCCGTCGATCCGGCATCCGGGGCGTCCGGCCCGGCGACCCACGAAACCGCGACGAGCTGCTCGTCGCGCCTGGAAATCGTCAGCTTGGCGCGCAGCTTGTAGAGCATCAGCCGGCGCATGAAGTCGTCGGCGATCGCGCCGCGGCACTCGAGCAGGAAGCCGTCCGCGCCGTCGCGGCTTACCAGGAAGTCGAACAGGATCTTGCCCTGCGGCGTCAGGAGCGCGCCCGGTTTCGCCACGCCCTCGGGCAGGGCGGCGAGGTCGGTCGTCAGGATCGACTGCAGCAGATGCTCCGCGTCGGGACCGGACACGGAAACGAAGGCGCGGTCGGCGAGGACGACGGTCGGCATGGTGTTCCTCCGGCTCCCTTCGGCCGGCGTGGCGGCCGGCGCGGGCAGAGCCTCGGCTTGCATTCTCGGGGGCCATTACGTAAGCCGGCCGCATCATCCGGGCAAGGGCGGTGACGGCGATGGCTTCAACCTGCGATCTCATCCTGACGGGCGGCACCGTGGTCAACCAGGACGGCGCGGGCATCCGCGACGTCGGCGTCCGCGCCGGCCGCATCGTCGCCATCGGCGATCTCTCGGCGGCCAGTGCTGCAGAGCGCATCGACTGCACCGGCCTGCACGTGCTGCCGGGCGTCGTCGACAGCCAGGTGCATTTCCGCGAGCCGGGGCTGGAGCACAAGGAGGATTTGGAGACGGGTTCGCGCGCGGCCGTGCTCGGCGGCGTCACCGCGGTCTTCGAGATGCCCAACACCAAGCCGCTGACCACCAGCGCCGAGGCCCTCGCCGACAAACTCGCCCGCGCCACGCATCGCATGCATTGCGACTTCGCCTTCTGGGTCGGCGGCACGCGCGACAACGCGCACGAGGTCGGCGAACTCGAACGCCTGCCGGGTGCGGCCGGCATCAAGGTCTTCATGGGCTCGTCGACCGGCGACCTTCTGGTCGAGGACGATGAGGGCGTGGCCTCGATCCTGAAGAACACCCGCCGCCGCGCGGCCTTCCACTCCGAGGACGAGTTCCGCCTGCGCGAGCGCATGGGCGAGCGGATCGACGGCGACGCCGCCTCGCACCCGGTCTGGCGCGACGAGATCGCAGCGCTTCAATGCACCGAGCGTCTGGTCCGCATCGCCCGGTCGGTGCGCGCCCGCATCCACGTGCTGCACATCTCCACCGCCGAGGAGATCGCCTTCCTCGAACGGCACAAGGACGTCGCCTCCTGCGAGGCCACCCCGCACCACCTGACGCTCGCCGCCGACGACTATGCCCGCCTCGGCACGCTGATCCAGATGAACCCGCCGGTGCGCGCCGCCCGCCACCGCGACGGCATCTGGACGGGCATCGCCAATGGAGTCGTCGACGTGCTCGGCTCCGACCATGCGCCGCACACGCTGGAGGAGAAGGCCAAGCCTTATCCGGCCTCGCCCTCGGGCATGACCGGCGTGCAGACGCTGGTGCCGATCATGCTCGATCACGTCGCCGCCGGCCGCCTCTCGATCGAGCGCTTCGTCGACCTGACCAGCCACGGCCCCAACCGCCTCTTCGACATGGCCCGCAAGGGCCGCATCGCCGCCGGCTACGACGCCGACTTCACCATCGTCGACCTGAAGCGGAAGGCCGTCATCCGCAACGAGGACCAGGGCTCGCGCGCTGGCTGGACGCCCCATGACGGCCGCGCGGTCACCGGCTGGCCGGTCGGCACCATCATCCGCGGCCGCCGCGTCATGTGGGAGGGCGAGATCGTCACGCCGGGGCAGGGCGAGCCGGTGCTGTTCGCCGAAGCGCTGCCGGCCTGAAGCCGGGGCTAGCGCGACAGGCTGCGACCTATGCCGGCCGCCGACGCCCTCGCCACGTCATCTTCGGGCTTGTCCCGAGGATCTGCAATGCGGCGCAAGAAAGGTCCTGCCGACGCGCGGGACACGCCGGAGCGCCCGTCGCGCAGGAGGCGGCAGATCTTCGGGACAAGCCCGAGGATGACGGCCGTCCGATTTCGCAGGTGCTCGCTGGGCGGAAGAAGACGAAGGAGATGCGACGGGTCCGGCCTCGCGCGCCCGACGCTCAGTCTCCCGCCACGAAGAACAGCCAGCGTCCTTCGGGCGAGAAGCCGGCACGATAGAAGGTGTAGGAGCCGTAGAGCTTCATCTCCTCGACGTCGCCCGCCGTCACGATCTTGAACAGCTCGACCCGCTGCGGGTCCGTCAGTCGCTCCAGCGGCAGGCCGAAGAAGTAGGGGAAGACGTAGATCTCGCCGGGCGTGCCGGGCGAGAGGTGCACGTAGCCGGCCTCCAGTATTTCGAGCAGGATGGCGAGGATCTCCTGACCGCGCTCGTCGCCCGACATCTCGATCAGATGGGCGATCGGGTCGTCGCCGGCGTCGCCGAAGGAGATCTGCGTGGCGCCGTCGCCGATCCCGATCAGCGGCCGCAGCCGCTCCGGGTCGCCGCTGCGGCAGGCCTCGAGGATCAGCTCGCGCATGCGACGGACCTCGTCGGGCAGCAGCGAATAATCGTAGACCACCTCCGGCAGCGTCTCGTCTGCCGCCTCGCCGTCGTCCGGCTGTTCCGGCTCTCCCGTGCCTGCCGGCGCGTCGTCCGCGGGCGAGGGTGGAACGGCCGGCACGGCGGGCAGCGGCAGCCGCAGCACCGGATCGGGCAGCGGCACGCCGCGCTCGACCGGGGCCGTCTCGTCGGCCGCGTCTTCCTCGCTCGCCGCCGGCGCCTGGCCGATCTCGCTCAGCGCCAGAAGCGGCGCGCCCTTCGCATGCGGCACGCTTCCGGCGCGCGCGTCGGCACCGGCCGGCAGCGCGACCGCGGCTGCGAGCATGGCGATCGCCAGGGACCTCGGTGCGAACGTCATAAGCAGGGGCTCTCGTTTGGTCAGGCGTCCGGCGCCGTGTCGTGCGGCTTCAGTGGTGGGAGCGGACCAGTTCGAACTCGCCGGCGATCACCTTCTCGCGCATCGTGTCGAGCAGGGCCAGCGCCGTTTCCTCGCCGCAGGCGCGCAGCAGTTCCACGAAGGCCGTCGTCAGCGCGGCTTCGGCGATGATCTCCGGTTCGATGCCGGCGGAAAGACCTTCGGCCCAGGCTTCCGTCTGGCTTTCCACCGCCGTCAGGCGCTTCTCCTCGCGGATCAGCGCGTCGATTTCGCCCAGTCCCTGTCCCATGCTTTCCACCCACCTTGCCGCGGCGGCCGTCCCGTTTCGGGGCAGTGCCACCGTCGGTCCCTTAATGAACCGTTAATCCTTTACCACAGGACGACCGCCTTGCACGCCGCCATCCCGGGAAAAATCGCCGGCCGTCTAGTTGCCGAACGTGATCACCGTCTCGTGCGTCAACTGCTCGCCCTCCTTCATGTAGCGCGCGATCGCCGCCGCCACCGCCTCCGTGCAGTTCATGTGGATTTCGGAGTTGCTCCGGTAGCCGCGGTTGAAGCTTGCCACCAGCCGTGCCCGCTTCTCGGGCGACGGGTCTTCGGCCGCCACCAGCGCCTCCATCTGCTCGCGCCAGAGACTGCCGGTCTCGCCGCAGAGATTGCGCAGATAGTGCAGCGATCCCAGCACCTCGCCCAGCCGGTACAGCCGCTCCTCATAGGGCGCATCCACCGCGCCCGCCGGCAGGGGCAGGGTGACGAGGAGGCCGAGCAGGGCGGCACGGAATCGCGTGTGGCGTGACATCGCCCCGTTCGTGCCGCAGGAATCGGGCGCGAACAAGACACCTGCGGGCATAGGTTGCCGGATGGTTAACGCGGAAGCGACAATATGATCCTTGCGGCGGAAAGAGTGGACGCCGTCATCGGTAGGTCCGCCATCTCCGAAAGGGTGAAGAAGCCCGCAGCCGTGGCGTCGTCCCCGGGGATCGGCTCGCCGTCCACGTGCAGCGCGCGGAACACGGTGAGATGATAGGTCGTCTGCGGCGTCGCGCCCTCGAGCACCAGTTCCGCATGCACCTCCAGCGCGGCGGCCGAGAGCCCGGTTTCCTCCTTCAGTTCCCGGCGCGCCGCCTCTTCGAGCGTCTCGCCGTGCTCGACCCGGCCGCCGGGAAAGGCGTAGAGCCCCATCGCCGGCGCGCGCCCGCGCTTCACCAGCAGCAGGCGCTCGCCGCGTCGAAGCGCGATCGAGACGGCGGGAACGAGCACGGGCGCGGTCACCGGCCTGAACCGGCGGCGGGCGCAGGATGCACTCTGCTTCCGCAGCCCCGCCCGCCCATGCTCAGCCCGCCTTGCGGTAATCGCCGGTCCAGTCGCCGACCGTGCGTGCCTCGGCCTCGTGAACCTCTTCGCGCCAGGGTTCGGCGAGCGCTGCCGCATACCAGTCCTGCATGGCCGGAAGCGCGCGGAGCCGTGCCGCATAGGCGTCGCCGGCCTCGCCCAATTCCAGCCCGTAGGTCTGGGCGCGGAAGGCGACCGGCGCGTAGAAGGCGTCGACCGCGGTGAAGACCGGCCCGCCCAGGAAAGGGCCGCCGAAGCGGTCGAGCCCCTCGGTCCAGATCTCGCCGATGCGCGCGACGTCGCGCATCAGCGCCGCCGGCCGTTCGTGCAGTCGGATGCGCAGCCCGCAGTTCATGGTGCAGACGTCGCGCAGCGTGCCGAAGGAGGAGTGCATCTCGGCCGAAGCCGACCGCGCCCAGGCGCGCGCGGCGGAATCCGCCGGCCAGACCCCTGGATGGCGCTCGGCCAGGTATTCGACGATCGCCAGCGAATCCCAGACCCGCAGCCCGCCGTCGACCAGGCAGGGCACGCGGCCGCTCGGCGAGAGCGGCTTGTACGTCGGCAGGCTGTCGCCGCCGGGAAACGGCACCAGCGTCTCGGAGAACGGAATGCCGAGCGTGCGCATCAGCACCCAGGGGCGCAGCGACCAGGACGAGTAGTTCTTGTTGGCGATGATGAGTTCGTACACGTCAACCTCCGTGCGCGGCGGCGTCCGCGGCGCGCCGATCGCGGGCCTGCGAGACCATGGACCAGGTGTAGATGGCAAGGGCCACCCAGATCAGCGCGAAGGCCACCAGCCGCGCCATTCCGAAGGGCTCGCCGAAGGCGAACACGGCGATCAGGAAGATGCCGGTCGGCGCGATGTACTGCATGATCCCGAGGGTGGAGAGCTTCAGGAGCTTGGCTCCGAAGCCGTAGAGCAGCAGCGGCACCGCCGTGGCCGGACCGCAGGCCAGCAGCAGCATCATGTTCTGCGGTTGCGACACGACGAAATGCGACGTGCCGGAAACATGCAGCCAGATCGCGTAGGCCAGCGCCGGGACCGACAGGATCAGGATTTCGAGAAAGAAGCCCTGGCTCGGGCCGATCGGCAGCGTCTTGCGCAGGAAGCCGTAGATCGTGAAGGACCCTGCCAGCACCAGCGCCACCCAGGGCAGCACCCCCGCCTCGACCGTCATCAGGATGACGGCGCAGGTGGCGAGGCCGAGCGCGGCCACCTGCGACCGGCTGAGCCGCTCGCCGAGCAGCACCATGCCCATGACGACGCTCATGAGCGGATTGATGTAGTAGCCGAGCGAGGTCTCGACGGTGCGCTCCACCGCGATCGCCCAGACGTAGATCCCCCAGTTGATGGAGATCAGCCCCGCGGTCAGGCTCGCCAGCGCGACCGTGCGCGGCGAGCGCAGGGCGGCCTTCAGGTCGCCGGTCCGGCCGGTGGCGACGAGCACGGCGCCGGCGATGGGGATCGACCACAGCACGCGATGCGCCACCACCTCCAGCGCCGGCAGGTGCGATACCGCCTTCAGGAACAGCGGCAGCGTGCCCCAGAGGCCATAGGCGAGGAGCGCATAGACGAAGCCGCGCCGGGCGCCGCCTTCGGGAAGGGCATCGGGTGTCATGCGTGTGCTATGCGGCGGGCGGGCCGCAAAGGCCAATGGATTTTGTTGATGGATGGATGAAGGGGCGGTGAAGGGAGGGGGCTGGCGTCGGCGCGCCGGACCCACACCAGTCATAACCCCGTCAGCGGGGCATCTCGTCGCCGCGTTCTGGCGGCATGCCTTCGATCCGATCGAGGATCGCCAGTGCCCTCTCCGGGTCGGCCCGGCGGGCGCGCGCGCGCATCATCTTGAGGTTCGTCCTCTGATCCAGGCCGTCGGCGATATAGGACAGAATTAAGTGATCGAGCGTGACACGCTCCTCGTCGGCGGCGGCCCGCACCTGCTCCAGAATGTCATTGGGAACCCGCAGTTGGACTTTTTTCATGATGGCCTGCCTGCAGGAGTCAGTTCTGTCACGAATTCCCTGGCGGATAGCGCACGAAGGCCGAATGCGGCGACTGCGGGATGCCTGAAATGCCGGTCGTCCGTCACGATCAGCTTGGCTCCCGACGCCAGTGCGCACTCGATGAATATATCATCCTTGGGATCGTCCAAAAAGGGTCTGAACCTGAACGACGGACTGACCTCGACTGCCTGCGCGCACAGTGCGTCCAGAATGACGTCGATATCCGCTTCCGCGATGATGGCCGGTTCTCCGAGGGCACCGGAACGCTTCAGCACCGATTCGTACTCGAGGATCACGGCAGGTGAGGCCGCGAAGTCGATCGTGCCGCTCAGCATGCCGCGCAGAACGAAGCCCGATGCACCCTGAGGCGACCGCACGCCTCGGAGGATCACATTGGTATCCGCGACGATCATCATGGCAAATCCAGTCGCATGGGTAACCGATCGACTCGAGGTCGTGGATCGTTCTGGACATCTGCGGTCTGCTCGCCCCGCCTGCCCCTACTCCGCCGCCACCAGCCCCGCCATCTCCCGGTTCTTCATCAGCTTGTAGACGATCGAATCCATCAGCGCTTGGAAGGAAGCGTCGATGATGTTGTCGGAGACGCCCACCGTCCACCAGCGCGCGCCGGTGCCGTCGCGCGATTCGATCAGCACGCGGGTGATGGCCTCGGTGCCGCCGTTGAGGATGCGCACCTTGAAGTCGACCAGTTCCATGTCCCCGATCTCGGCCTGGAACTTGCCGAGGTCCTTGCGCAGCGCGATGTCGAGCGCGTTGACCGGGCCCTTCCCCTCCGCCACCGACATCCGCTCCTCGCCGTCGATCTCCACCTTCACGATCGCCTCCGACACCGTCTTCAGATTGCCGTTGGCGTCGAAGCGGCGCTCGATCATGCAGCGGAACGAGGTCACCTCGAAGAAGGCCGGCACGGTGCCCAGCGTGCGCCGCGCCAGCAGCTCGAACGACGCGTCCGCCCCCTCGTAGGCATAGCCTTCGGCCTCGCGCTCCTTCACCAGCGCAATCAGGCGGTCGAGCCGGTGATCGGCCCGGTCGACGGGAATGCCGCGCCGCTTCAGTTCGGCGATGAAATTCGCCTTGCCGCCCTGGTCCGACACCATGACGCGGCGGCGGTTGCCGACGCTTTCGGGCGGCACGTGCTCGTAGGTCTGCGGCTCCTTCAGCAGCGCCGAGGCATGGATGCCGG
The nucleotide sequence above comes from Aquibium microcysteis. Encoded proteins:
- a CDS encoding dihydroorotase, whose amino-acid sequence is MASTCDLILTGGTVVNQDGAGIRDVGVRAGRIVAIGDLSAASAAERIDCTGLHVLPGVVDSQVHFREPGLEHKEDLETGSRAAVLGGVTAVFEMPNTKPLTTSAEALADKLARATHRMHCDFAFWVGGTRDNAHEVGELERLPGAAGIKVFMGSSTGDLLVEDDEGVASILKNTRRRAAFHSEDEFRLRERMGERIDGDAASHPVWRDEIAALQCTERLVRIARSVRARIHVLHISTAEEIAFLERHKDVASCEATPHHLTLAADDYARLGTLIQMNPPVRAARHRDGIWTGIANGVVDVLGSDHAPHTLEEKAKPYPASPSGMTGVQTLVPIMLDHVAAGRLSIERFVDLTSHGPNRLFDMARKGRIAAGYDADFTIVDLKRKAVIRNEDQGSRAGWTPHDGRAVTGWPVGTIIRGRRVMWEGEIVTPGQGEPVLFAEALPA
- a CDS encoding PIN domain-containing protein; this encodes MMIVADTNVILRGVRSPQGASGFVLRGMLSGTIDFAASPAVILEYESVLKRSGALGEPAIIAEADIDVILDALCAQAVEVSPSFRFRPFLDDPKDDIFIECALASGAKLIVTDDRHFRHPAVAAFGLRALSAREFVTELTPAGRPS
- a CDS encoding NUDIX hydrolase, which codes for MTAPVLVPAVSIALRRGERLLLVKRGRAPAMGLYAFPGGRVEHGETLEEAARRELKEETGLSAAALEVHAELVLEGATPQTTYHLTVFRALHVDGEPIPGDDATAAGFFTLSEMADLPMTASTLSAARIILSLPR
- a CDS encoding HD family hydrolase, translated to MPDRPGAPARAWQRMLSGRRLDLLDPSPLDVEISDIAHGLARVARWNGQTRGDHAFSVAQHSLLVETIFTLQNPAATPQARLTALLHDGAEYVIGDMISPFKAAVGGGYKAVEERLQNAIHMRFSLPLRADRLKATIKKADLVAAYFEATELAGFSVEEAKKFFGQPRGIEARALDLEPRPAGAVQRAFLERFGGLVGEMERARDGVTADRMPRSAPLPRRC
- a CDS encoding YgfZ/GcvT domain-containing protein, encoding MPTVVLADRAFVSVSGPDAEHLLQSILTTDLAALPEGVAKPGALLTPQGKILFDFLVSRDGADGFLLECRGAIADDFMRRLMLYKLRAKLTISRRDEQLVAVSWVAGPDAPDAGSTATAPGAAAEARGLRDLRFPEALDVRRRAVAEAAAAGNSLDLWTRLRIAHGVAESGSDHALSDAFPHDVLYDQNGGVGLRKGCYVGQEVVSRMHHRGTARRRVLIAHGEGDLPDAGTPVLADGRPAGALGTVLGTEGLALVRIDKVKAAMDAAAPVTAGGVALTLSIPPGMGFSFPEATAGEEP
- a CDS encoding TIGR02301 family protein; amino-acid sequence: MSRHTRFRAALLGLLVTLPLPAGAVDAPYEERLYRLGEVLGSLHYLRNLCGETGSLWREQMEALVAAEDPSPEKRARLVASFNRGYRSNSEIHMNCTEAVAAAIARYMKEGEQLTHETVITFGN
- the rarD gene encoding EamA family transporter RarD: MTPDALPEGGARRGFVYALLAYGLWGTLPLFLKAVSHLPALEVVAHRVLWSIPIAGAVLVATGRTGDLKAALRSPRTVALASLTAGLISINWGIYVWAIAVERTVETSLGYYINPLMSVVMGMVLLGERLSRSQVAALGLATCAVILMTVEAGVLPWVALVLAGSFTIYGFLRKTLPIGPSQGFFLEILILSVPALAYAIWLHVSGTSHFVVSQPQNMMLLLACGPATAVPLLLYGFGAKLLKLSTLGIMQYIAPTGIFLIAVFAFGEPFGMARLVAFALIWVALAIYTWSMVSQARDRRAADAAAHGG
- a CDS encoding glutathione S-transferase family protein; this translates as MYELIIANKNYSSWSLRPWVLMRTLGIPFSETLVPFPGGDSLPTYKPLSPSGRVPCLVDGGLRVWDSLAIVEYLAERHPGVWPADSAARAWARSASAEMHSSFGTLRDVCTMNCGLRIRLHERPAALMRDVARIGEIWTEGLDRFGGPFLGGPVFTAVDAFYAPVAFRAQTYGLELGEAGDAYAARLRALPAMQDWYAAALAEPWREEVHEAEARTVGDWTGDYRKAG